One segment of Pseudomonas asgharzadehiana DNA contains the following:
- a CDS encoding vWA domain-containing protein has translation MFEFAWPWIFALLPLPWLMRLILPVADSGEPALKVSYLGDLEGLARRRARANLPGWRQQAPFVVLWLLLLSAAARPQWLGEPLPIAASGRDLLVAVDVSGSMDFPDMHWQDDDVSRLSLVKHLLGDFLEGRDGDRVGLILFGSQAYLQAPLTFDRRTVRTWLDEARIGIAGKNTAIGDAIGLALKRLRQRPAQSRVLILVTDGANNAGQIDPLTAARLAAEEGVKIYPIGIGADPEQTGSLGILGVNPSLDLDEPALKAIAAATGGQYFRARDGEELQTIKQTLDRLEPVEQQPTQARPAQALYSGPLALALILSMLLVIQERWPNNALQRWFNKLSSKGIFLQQHPQWRQRLQRLRLRRRR, from the coding sequence ATGTTTGAGTTCGCCTGGCCGTGGATCTTCGCCCTGCTGCCCTTGCCCTGGTTGATGCGCTTGATCCTGCCGGTGGCCGACAGCGGCGAGCCGGCACTTAAAGTCAGCTACCTCGGCGACCTCGAAGGCCTAGCCCGGCGCCGTGCCCGCGCGAACCTGCCGGGCTGGCGCCAACAAGCGCCGTTCGTGGTGCTGTGGCTGCTGCTGTTGAGCGCCGCCGCACGCCCGCAATGGTTGGGTGAACCGCTGCCGATTGCCGCCAGTGGCCGCGATTTGCTGGTGGCGGTGGACGTGTCCGGCTCCATGGATTTTCCCGACATGCACTGGCAGGACGACGATGTAAGCCGACTGAGCCTGGTCAAGCACCTGCTCGGTGACTTCCTTGAAGGCCGCGACGGCGACCGCGTGGGCCTGATCCTGTTCGGCAGCCAGGCCTACCTGCAAGCGCCGCTGACGTTCGACCGGCGCACCGTACGCACCTGGCTGGATGAAGCGCGCATCGGCATCGCCGGCAAAAACACCGCCATCGGCGACGCCATCGGCCTGGCGCTCAAACGCCTGCGCCAGCGTCCGGCGCAAAGCCGCGTGCTGATCCTGGTCACCGACGGCGCCAACAACGCCGGGCAGATCGACCCGCTGACCGCCGCGCGCCTGGCGGCCGAAGAAGGTGTGAAAATCTACCCCATCGGCATCGGCGCCGACCCGGAGCAAACCGGTTCCCTGGGCATCCTCGGCGTCAACCCGAGCCTGGACCTCGATGAACCGGCGCTCAAGGCCATCGCCGCAGCCACCGGCGGCCAGTACTTTCGTGCCCGCGACGGCGAAGAACTGCAAACCATCAAGCAGACCCTCGACCGACTCGAACCCGTCGAACAACAACCGACCCAGGCGCGCCCGGCCCAGGCGCTATACAGTGGCCCATTGGCGCTGGCGCTGATTCTGAGCATGTTGCTGGTGATTCAGGAACGTTGGCCGAACAATGCACTGCAACGCTGGTTCAACAAACTGTCGAGCAAGGGGATCTTCCTGCAACAGCACCCGCAATGGCGCCAGCGCCTGCAACGCCTGCGCTTGCGGAGGCGTCGATGA
- a CDS encoding AAA family ATPase, translated as MEHREALLALRTFLSTQILGQEKLIDRLLIALLADGHMLVEGAPGLAKTKAIKELAEGIEAQFHRIQFTPDLLPADITGTEIYRPETGSFVFQQGPIFHNLVLADEINRAPAKVQSALLEAMAERQVSVGRSTYDLSPLFLVMATQNPIEQEGTYPLPEAQLDRFLMHVKIGFPDAAVERRILQQARGEALNGETKPERRVSQQAIFAARKEILGLYMADAVEEYLVQLVMATRTPAKFDPEMAEWIAYGASPRGSIALDRCARAHAWLAGRDFVSPEDIQAVLFDVLRHRIILSFEAEAAGIDQDRVVQRILDVVAVA; from the coding sequence ATGGAACATCGTGAAGCGCTGCTTGCGCTGCGAACCTTTCTTTCTACGCAGATTCTCGGCCAGGAAAAACTCATCGATCGCCTGCTGATCGCCCTGCTCGCCGACGGCCATATGCTGGTAGAAGGCGCGCCGGGGCTGGCCAAGACCAAAGCCATCAAAGAGCTGGCCGAGGGCATCGAAGCGCAGTTTCATCGTATCCAGTTCACCCCCGACCTGTTGCCCGCCGACATCACCGGCACGGAGATCTATCGCCCGGAAACCGGCAGCTTTGTGTTCCAACAGGGGCCGATCTTCCACAACCTGGTGCTGGCGGACGAAATCAACCGCGCGCCGGCCAAGGTGCAATCGGCACTGCTCGAAGCCATGGCCGAGCGCCAGGTCAGTGTGGGGCGCAGCACCTATGACCTGTCGCCGCTGTTCCTGGTGATGGCCACGCAAAACCCTATCGAACAGGAAGGCACCTACCCGCTGCCCGAAGCGCAGCTCGACCGTTTCCTGATGCACGTCAAGATTGGTTTCCCGGACGCGGCCGTGGAGCGGCGCATCCTGCAACAAGCCCGTGGCGAAGCGCTCAACGGCGAAACCAAGCCCGAGCGCCGCGTCAGCCAGCAGGCAATCTTCGCCGCGCGCAAGGAAATCCTCGGCCTGTACATGGCCGATGCGGTGGAGGAATACCTGGTGCAACTGGTCATGGCCACGCGCACCCCGGCCAAGTTCGACCCGGAGATGGCCGAGTGGATCGCCTATGGTGCAAGCCCCAGGGGTTCCATCGCCCTGGACCGTTGCGCGCGCGCCCACGCCTGGCTGGCCGGGCGTGACTTCGTGAGCCCGGAAGATATCCAGGCCGTGCTGTTCGACGTGCTGCGCCACCGCATTATCCTATCGTTCGAGGCCGAAGCCGCCGGCATTGACCAGGACCGCGTGGTGCAACGCATTCTCGACGTCGTTGCCGTCGCTTGA
- a CDS encoding NAD-glutamate dehydrogenase: MAFFTAASKADFQHQLQAALAQHISEQALPQVALFAEQFFGIISLDELTQRRLSDLAGCTLSAWRLLERFDHTQPQVRVYNPDYERHGWQSTHTAVEVLHHDLPFLVDSVRTELNRRGYSIHTLQTTVLSVRRGKKGELLEVLPKGTQGEGIEQESLMYLEIDRCANTAELSVLSKELEQVLGEVRVAVADFEPMKAKVQDLLAGIDASRFSIDGEEKAEIKNFLEWLVGNHFTFLGYEEFVVRDEADGGHIEYDAGSFLGLTKLLRAGLTADDLRIEDYAVSYLREPTVLSFAKAAHPSRVHRPAYPDYVSIREIDADGKVVKECRFMGLYTSSVYGESVRVIPYIRRKVAEIERRSGFQAKAHLGKELAQVVEVLPRDDLFQTPVDELFSTVMSIVQIQERNKIRVFLRKDPYGRFCYCLAYVPRDIYSTEVRQKIQQVLMDRLKASDCEFWTFFSESVLARVQLILRVDPKNRLDIDPLQLEKEVVQACRSWQDDYSSLVVESFGEAHGTNVLADFPKGFPAGYRERFAAHSAVVDMQHLLSLTEANPLVMSFYQPLGQVSGQRELHCKLYHADTPLALSDVLPILENLGLRVLGEFPYRLRHANGREFWIHDFAFIAAEGVNLDIQQLNDTLQDAFVHIVHGDAENDAFNRLVLTAGLPWRDVALLRAYARYLKQIRLGFDLGYIASTLNNHTDIARELTRLFKTRFYLARKLTADDLEDKQQRLEQAILSALDDVQVLNEDRILRRYLDLIKATLRTNFYQTDANGQNKSYFSFKFDPRAIPELPKPVPKFEIFVYSPRVEGVHLRFGNVARGGLRWSDREEDFRTEVLGLVKAQQVKNSVIVPVGAKGGFLPRRLPLGGSRDEIAAEGIACYRIFISGLLDITDNLKDGALVPPANVVRHDDDDPYLVVAADKGTATFSDIANGIAIDYGFWLGDAFASGGSAGYDHKKMGITAKGAWVGVQRHFRERGINVQEDSITVVGVGDMAGDVFGNGLLMSDKLQLVAAFNHLHIFIDPNPNPATSFVERQRMFELPRSAWTDYDTSIMSEGGGIFSRSAKSIAISPQMKERFDIQADKLTPTELLNALLKAPVDLLWNGGIGTYVKASTESHADVGDKANDALRVNGNELRCKVVGEGGNLGMTQLGRVEFGLNGGGSNTDFIDNAGGVDCSDHEVNIKILLNEVVQAGDMTDKQRNQLLASMTDEVGSLVLGNNYKQTQALSLAARKAYERAAEYKRLMSDLEGRGKLDRAIEYLPTEDQLAERASAGKGLTRPELSVLISYSKIDLKEALLKSLVPDDDYLTRDMETAFPPSLVAKFGEAMRRHRLKREIVSTQIANDLVNHMGITFVQRLKESTGMSPANVAGAYVIVRDIFHLPHWFRQIEALDHQVSADVQLELMDELMRLGRRATRWFLRSRRNEQDAGRDTAHFGPHLAALGLKLDELLEGPTREGWQNRYQAYTQAGVPELLARMVAGTTHLYTLLPIIEAADVTGHDAAEVAKAYFAVGSALDLPWYLQQISDLPVANNWQAQAREAFRDDVDWQQRAITISVLQMADAPQDMEARVALWLEQHQDMADRWRAMMVEIRAAVGTDYAMYAVANRELLDLALSGQSVLQPA, encoded by the coding sequence ATGGCGTTCTTCACCGCAGCCAGCAAGGCCGACTTCCAGCATCAACTGCAAGCGGCACTGGCGCAGCACATCAGTGAACAGGCACTGCCACAAGTGGCGCTGTTCGCTGAACAATTCTTCGGCATCATTTCCCTGGACGAACTGACCCAGCGTCGCCTTTCCGACCTGGCCGGTTGCACCCTGTCTGCCTGGCGCCTGCTTGAGCGCTTTGATCACACCCAACCGCAAGTGCGGGTCTACAACCCCGATTACGAACGTCATGGCTGGCAGTCGACCCACACCGCGGTCGAAGTGCTGCACCATGACCTGCCATTCCTGGTGGACTCGGTACGCACCGAGCTGAATCGCCGTGGCTACAGCATCCATACCCTGCAAACCACCGTACTCAGCGTGCGCCGTGGCAAGAAGGGCGAGTTGCTGGAAGTCCTGCCAAAAGGCACCCAGGGCGAAGGCATCGAGCAAGAATCGCTGATGTACCTGGAAATCGACCGCTGCGCCAACACCGCCGAGTTGAGCGTGTTGAGCAAGGAACTCGAACAGGTATTGGGCGAAGTGCGCGTGGCGGTGGCCGATTTCGAGCCGATGAAAGCCAAGGTCCAGGACCTGCTCGCCGGGATCGACGCCAGCCGGTTCAGCATCGACGGCGAAGAAAAAGCCGAGATCAAGAACTTCCTGGAATGGCTGGTGGGCAACCACTTCACCTTCCTTGGCTATGAAGAATTCGTGGTACGTGACGAGGCGGACGGCGGTCATATCGAATATGACGCCGGCTCGTTCCTCGGTCTGACCAAGCTGCTGCGCGCCGGCCTCACCGCCGATGACCTGCGCATCGAAGACTACGCCGTGTCGTACCTGCGTGAACCGACCGTGCTGTCGTTCGCCAAGGCCGCGCACCCAAGCCGCGTGCACCGCCCGGCCTACCCGGACTACGTGTCGATCCGCGAGATTGACGCCGACGGCAAGGTCGTCAAGGAATGCCGCTTCATGGGCCTGTACACCTCGTCGGTGTATGGCGAAAGCGTGCGGGTTATTCCGTACATCCGCCGCAAGGTCGCCGAGATCGAACGCCGCTCGGGCTTCCAGGCCAAGGCGCACTTGGGCAAGGAGCTTGCACAAGTCGTTGAAGTGCTGCCGCGGGATGACCTGTTCCAGACCCCGGTCGACGAGCTGTTCAGCACCGTGATGTCGATTGTGCAGATCCAGGAACGCAATAAGATCCGCGTGTTCCTGCGCAAAGACCCGTACGGGCGTTTCTGCTACTGCCTGGCCTATGTGCCGCGCGACATCTATTCCACCGAAGTGCGCCAGAAGATCCAGCAAGTGCTGATGGATCGCCTGAAAGCCTCGGACTGCGAGTTCTGGACCTTCTTCTCCGAATCCGTGCTGGCCCGGGTCCAGCTGATTCTGCGGGTAGACCCGAAGAACCGCCTCGATATCGACCCGCTGCAACTGGAAAAAGAAGTGGTACAGGCCTGCCGCAGCTGGCAGGACGACTACTCCAGCCTGGTGGTGGAGAGCTTCGGCGAAGCCCACGGCACCAACGTGCTGGCGGACTTCCCGAAAGGCTTTCCCGCCGGTTACCGCGAGCGTTTCGCCGCGCATTCGGCGGTGGTCGACATGCAGCACCTGCTCAGCCTGACCGAAGCCAACCCACTGGTGATGAGCTTCTACCAGCCGCTTGGCCAGGTCTCCGGCCAGCGTGAGCTGCATTGCAAGCTCTACCACGCCGACACGCCGCTGGCGCTGTCCGACGTGCTGCCGATCCTGGAAAACCTCGGTTTGCGCGTGCTGGGCGAGTTCCCGTATCGCCTGCGCCACGCCAATGGCCGCGAGTTCTGGATCCATGACTTTGCGTTCATCGCCGCCGAAGGCGTGAACCTGGATATCCAGCAGCTCAACGACACCTTGCAGGACGCGTTCGTGCATATCGTGCATGGCGATGCCGAGAACGATGCGTTCAACCGCCTGGTACTCACCGCCGGCCTGCCATGGCGCGACGTCGCGCTGCTGCGTGCCTATGCGCGTTACCTCAAGCAGATCCGCCTGGGCTTCGACCTCGGTTACATCGCCAGCACCCTGAACAACCACACCGACATCGCCCGCGAGTTGACCCGGTTGTTCAAGACCCGTTTCTACCTGGCGCGCAAGCTCACCGCCGATGACCTGGAAGACAAGCAGCAACGCCTGGAGCAAGCGATCCTCAGCGCCCTGGACGACGTTCAGGTGCTCAACGAGGACCGCATCCTGCGGCGCTACCTGGACCTGATCAAGGCCACCCTGCGCACCAACTTCTATCAGACCGACGCCAACGGCCAGAACAAGTCGTACTTCAGCTTCAAGTTCGACCCGCGTGCCATCCCCGAGCTGCCCAAGCCGGTGCCGAAGTTTGAAATCTTTGTGTACTCGCCACGAGTTGAAGGCGTGCACCTGCGCTTCGGTAACGTGGCGCGGGGCGGCCTGCGCTGGTCCGACCGTGAAGAAGATTTCCGCACCGAAGTATTGGGCCTGGTAAAAGCCCAGCAAGTGAAGAACTCGGTGATCGTGCCGGTGGGCGCCAAGGGCGGCTTCCTGCCGCGTCGCCTGCCGTTGGGCGGCAGCCGGGACGAGATCGCGGCCGAGGGCATCGCGTGCTACCGCATCTTCATTTCCGGCCTGTTGGACATCACCGACAACCTGAAGGACGGCGCCCTGGTGCCTCCGGCCAACGTCGTGCGTCATGACGACGATGACCCGTACCTGGTGGTGGCGGCGGACAAGGGCACTGCGACCTTCTCCGACATCGCCAACGGCATCGCTATCGACTACGGCTTCTGGCTGGGCGACGCGTTCGCCTCCGGCGGTTCCGCCGGTTACGACCACAAGAAGATGGGCATCACCGCCAAGGGCGCGTGGGTGGGTGTGCAGCGTCACTTCCGTGAGCGCGGCATCAACGTGCAGGAAGACAGCATCACGGTGGTCGGCGTCGGCGATATGGCCGGCGACGTGTTCGGTAACGGCTTGCTGATGTCCGACAAGCTGCAACTGGTCGCGGCCTTCAACCACCTGCATATCTTCATCGACCCGAACCCGAACCCGGCCACCAGCTTCGTCGAGCGCCAGCGCATGTTCGAGCTGCCGCGTTCGGCCTGGACCGACTACGACACCAGCATCATGTCCGAAGGTGGCGGTATCTTCTCGCGTAGCGCGAAGAGCATTGCCATCTCGCCACAGATGAAAGAACGCTTCGACATCCAGGCCGACAAGCTGACCCCGACCGAACTGCTGAACGCCTTGCTCAAGGCGCCGGTGGACCTGTTGTGGAACGGCGGCATCGGCACCTATGTCAAGGCCAGCACCGAGAGCCACGCCGATGTGGGCGACAAGGCTAACGATGCGTTGCGCGTCAACGGCAACGAGTTGCGCTGCAAGGTGGTGGGCGAGGGCGGCAACCTCGGCATGACCCAGCTGGGTCGCGTGGAATTCGGCCTCAATGGCGGCGGCTCCAACACCGACTTCATCGACAACGCCGGTGGCGTGGACTGCTCCGACCACGAAGTGAACATCAAGATCCTGCTCAACGAAGTGGTGCAGGCCGGTGACATGACCGACAAGCAACGCAACCAGTTGCTGGCGAGCATGACCGACGAAGTCGGCAGCCTGGTGTTGGGCAACAACTACAAGCAAACCCAGGCCCTGTCCCTGGCTGCCCGCAAGGCTTACGAGCGAGCTGCCGAGTACAAGCGCCTGATGAGCGACCTGGAAGGCCGTGGCAAGCTGGACCGGGCCATTGAGTACCTGCCGACTGAAGACCAGTTGGCCGAGCGCGCCTCCGCCGGCAAGGGCCTGACCCGTCCGGAGCTGTCGGTACTGATCTCGTACAGCAAGATCGACCTCAAGGAAGCGTTGCTCAAGTCGCTGGTACCGGATGACGACTACCTCACCCGTGATATGGAAACCGCGTTCCCACCGAGCCTGGTGGCGAAATTCGGCGAAGCCATGCGTCGCCATCGTTTGAAGCGCGAGATCGTCAGCACCCAGATCGCCAACGACCTGGTCAACCACATGGGCATCACCTTCGTTCAGCGACTCAAAGAGTCGACCGGCATGAGCCCGGCGAACGTGGCGGGCGCATATGTGATCGTGCGCGACATCTTCCACCTCCCGCACTGGTTCCGTCAGATCGAAGCCCTGGACCACCAGGTTTCGGCAGACGTGCAATTGGAGCTGATGGACGAGCTGATGCGCCTGGGCCGTCGTGCTACGCGCTGGTTCCTGCGCAGCCGTCGCAACGAGCAAGATGCTGGCCGTGACACCGCGCACTTCGGTCCGCACCTGGCCGCGCTGGGGCTCAAGCTCGACGAGTTGCTGGAAGGCCCGACCCGTGAAGGCTGGCAGAACCGCTACCAGGCCTACACCCAGGCCGGCGTACCGGAGTTGTTGGCGCGCATGGTTGCAGGTACCACCCACCTGTACACCTTGCTGCCGATCATCGAAGCCGCCGACGTGACCGGGCATGACGCCGCCGAAGTGGCCAAGGCTTATTTCGCCGTCGGCAGCGCTTTGGACTTGCCGTGGTACCTGCAGCAGATCAGTGATCTGCCCGTGGCCAACAACTGGCAGGCCCAGGCGCGCGAAGCGTTCCGTGACGATGTGGACTGGCAGCAACGCGCGATCACCATCTCGGTACTGCAAATGGCCGATGCGCCACAAGACATGGAAGCCCGCGTGGCCCTGTGGCTTGAGCAGCACCAGGACATGGCCGATCGCTGGCGCGCCATGATGGTGGAAATCCGTGCCGCGGTCGGCACGGACTACGCCATGTATGCGGTCGCCAACCGTGAACTGCTGGACCTGGCGTTGAGCGGTCAGTCGGTACTGCAACCGGCTTGA
- a CDS encoding GntR family transcriptional regulator — protein MTVHALQREPFLPALRLVAGKKPSVDDIYPRLFDAILEQRIAPASRFTEESLGETFGVSRSVIRRVLAKLSHQQVIILRPNQRAQVAAPDTQQTRQILEARRMTEITVVQLACAQATPAHIRQLRELIACERDCIERDQRGPAIRLSGEFHLHLASIAGNGPLAQFLNSLVPLTSLVIAQYEAKACTYCAWQEHVAIVDAIEHRDSTTAVALMTQHLDHLESKLLKHH, from the coding sequence ATGACCGTCCACGCTCTGCAACGCGAGCCTTTCCTCCCTGCCCTGCGCCTGGTGGCCGGTAAAAAGCCTTCAGTGGATGACATCTACCCACGGCTGTTCGACGCGATCCTTGAACAACGCATCGCGCCGGCCAGCCGTTTTACCGAGGAAAGCCTGGGTGAAACCTTCGGCGTGAGTCGCAGCGTGATCCGCCGGGTGTTGGCCAAGCTGTCCCATCAGCAGGTAATCATCCTGCGCCCCAATCAACGCGCCCAGGTGGCGGCGCCGGATACCCAACAAACCCGGCAGATTCTCGAAGCACGGCGCATGACCGAAATCACCGTGGTGCAGCTGGCGTGCGCCCAGGCCACACCCGCACACATTCGCCAGTTGCGCGAACTGATCGCGTGCGAACGCGATTGCATAGAACGCGACCAGCGTGGGCCGGCGATTCGTTTGTCGGGGGAATTTCACCTGCATTTGGCGTCGATCGCCGGCAATGGCCCACTGGCCCAGTTCCTGAACAGCCTGGTGCCGTTGACGTCGTTGGTCATTGCCCAATATGAAGCGAAAGCCTGCACGTATTGCGCGTGGCAGGAGCATGTGGCGATTGTGGACGCGATTGAGCATCGGGACTCAACCACCGCAGTGGCGTTGATGACCCAACACCTGGACCACCTGGAAAGCAAATTACTGAAACACCACTGA
- a CDS encoding DUF58 domain-containing protein, translating into MNASDGIRVTLSELIEMRHRVREVQLFSTPSQRSPLIGLHHSKLRGRGVDFDQVRVYQAGDDVRTIDWRVTARTQEPHTKLFHEERERPIFIMVEQSCRLFFGSGQMFKSVLAAQAASLIGWAALGHNDRVGGLVFGDNEHYEIKPRRSKQSLLQLLNRLVRVNQSLNTESRPEADALGMALRRGREVLRPGSLVIVICDERALSEGAEQQLSLLSRHCDLLLLPVSDPLDHALPAAGLLRFAQRGAQLELDTLNFDLRQAYKAQAEARIARWELLAQKLRVLLMPLSTQSEMVEQLREYLNPQRPAKKQ; encoded by the coding sequence ATGAACGCCAGCGATGGTATCCGCGTCACGCTCAGTGAGTTGATTGAGATGCGCCACCGCGTGCGCGAAGTGCAGCTGTTTTCCACGCCCAGTCAGCGCAGCCCATTGATCGGCCTGCACCACTCCAAGCTGCGTGGGCGCGGGGTCGACTTCGACCAAGTGCGCGTGTACCAGGCCGGCGACGATGTGCGCACCATCGACTGGCGGGTCACCGCACGTACCCAGGAGCCGCATACCAAGCTGTTCCACGAAGAGCGTGAACGCCCGATTTTCATCATGGTCGAGCAAAGCTGCCGGCTGTTTTTCGGTTCGGGGCAGATGTTCAAATCCGTGCTCGCGGCCCAGGCGGCCAGCCTGATCGGCTGGGCGGCGCTGGGGCATAACGACCGGGTCGGCGGGTTGGTGTTCGGCGACAACGAGCACTACGAAATCAAACCGCGACGCAGTAAACAAAGCCTGTTGCAACTACTGAACCGCCTGGTGCGGGTCAACCAGAGCCTCAACACCGAAAGCCGCCCGGAAGCCGACGCCCTGGGTATGGCCCTGCGCCGTGGCCGCGAGGTGCTGCGCCCCGGCAGCCTGGTGATCGTGATTTGCGATGAGCGTGCGTTGAGCGAAGGTGCCGAACAACAGTTGAGCCTGCTGTCACGCCATTGCGACCTGCTGCTGTTACCGGTCTCTGACCCGCTGGACCATGCCCTGCCCGCCGCCGGGCTGCTGCGTTTTGCGCAGAGAGGCGCACAGTTGGAACTGGACACGCTCAATTTTGATTTGCGCCAGGCCTACAAAGCCCAGGCCGAAGCACGCATCGCCCGCTGGGAATTGCTCGCACAGAAGCTGCGCGTGTTGCTGATGCCCTTGAGCACCCAGAGCGAAATGGTCGAGCAACTGCGCGAATACCTCAACCCGCAACGCCCGGCTAAAAAACAATGA
- a CDS encoding DUF4381 domain-containing protein — MSNLDQLQPLIAPPPIGFWPPAPGWWVLLLVIPLLGWGLWSLRRFVPARRPLARAEQPLDPLRIAALAELALMPKPYDGAPAGAWLQQLNGLLKRLCRNDYPYSQSHTLNGRKWLAFLDNRCPAAGLTRWMVLVEGAYKPECKLDDKAIAGLTQAVDTWIRKHV, encoded by the coding sequence ATGAGCAACCTCGACCAACTGCAACCGCTGATCGCCCCGCCGCCCATCGGCTTCTGGCCACCCGCGCCGGGCTGGTGGGTGTTGCTGCTGGTAATCCCTCTGCTCGGTTGGGGGTTATGGTCGCTGCGCCGTTTTGTGCCCGCGCGGCGCCCGCTGGCGCGTGCCGAACAACCGCTGGACCCGCTGCGCATCGCCGCCCTGGCGGAACTGGCACTGATGCCCAAGCCCTACGACGGCGCGCCTGCCGGTGCCTGGCTGCAACAACTCAATGGCCTGCTCAAGCGCCTGTGCCGCAACGACTACCCCTATAGCCAGAGCCACACCCTCAACGGGCGCAAATGGCTGGCATTCCTCGACAACCGTTGCCCGGCCGCCGGCCTCACGCGCTGGATGGTGCTGGTGGAAGGCGCCTACAAGCCCGAATGCAAACTCGACGACAAGGCCATCGCCGGCCTGACCCAGGCCGTCGACACCTGGATTCGCAAACATGTTTGA